The genomic interval GGCGGCCTCCTCTTCGGCGTCCTTCAGACGCTCGCCGCCGCCTTCATCCCGCGGGGCTCGGAGTTCCGCGACGTGGTGGCCTTCGCCGTCGTCATGGTTTTCATGGTGCTCAGGCCCACGGGCATCCTTGGCGAAAAGGCCGTCGAGCGCGTGTAGCCCGGGCCGATACCCGTCGCCCGGGGCGCTTCGAAGGGCAGTCGCATGAGCGGCATAGGGGCGGTCTGGGCCATCGAGCTGGGCCTCTTTGTCCTGGTCGTGGCCGCGCTCCTGGCCGAGCGCCCGGCTGCGGTGGCGGCGACCGTGGCCGCGATCGTCGTCCTCGCCGCCGTCGCCCGGCTGTCGGCTCGCCTCTGGCGCTGGACGACGGCGACGTTCCTGGCCCACCGGACGGCGGCCCTGGCGGGCGCTGCCCTCTGCGCGGTGGCGCTGCCGGTCCTTCTCCGCACGAGCCCGTACTGGACGTTCGTCGTCACCATGGCGCTCCTCTACGTCACGATCGCCCAGGGCCTCAACCTCCAGCTCGGGAGCGCCGGGGTCATCAATCTGGCCGGCGCCGCCTTTTCGGGCCTCGGTGGTTACACGGTGGGGCTGCTGACCGTGAAGCTCGGCCTCCCTCCCTGGCTCGCGGTGCTGCTGGGGCCACTGGCGGCGGTGGCGGTCGGCGCCATCCTCTTCGTTCCGATCCTGAAGACGCGCGGCCACTACCTGGCACTGGTCACGATCGCCTTCGGGTTCATCTTCAACATCCTGGTGAACAACCTCGAGTTCACCGGAGGACCCCAGGGGATCAAGAACATCCCGACGCTCCAGCCGTTCGGCTACGCATTCACCGCGCCGCTCCGGCTCGGCGGGCTCACCCTGCCGTACCATGCGAACTTTTATTACGCCGCCCTCGCCATGGCGGCGCTCGTGACCTGGCTCGCCTGGCGGCTCCACAACTCCTGGTTCGGGCTCACCCTCAACACGCTCCGGGACGACGAGATTGCCGCGAAGTGCAGCGGCGTGTCGGTGGTCCGGTACAAGCTGCTCGCGTTCTCCATCGGGAACTTCTTCATCGGGCTGGGCGGGGCGCTCTACGCGGTGATGGTGGGCTTCGTCTCGCCGCCCGACTTCGACTTCGGCTACTCGCTGATCATGGTCTCCGTCATCATCCTGGGCGGCCTGGACTCGATCCCGGGCGTCGTCCTCGGCGCGTGCCTCCTGATCCCGCTCCCCGAGCGGTTTCGCATGCTTCACGAGTACCGGCTCCTCCTCTACGGCCTGGCGATCATCCTCGTGCTCCTCTACCGGCCCTGGGGCTTGTGGCCGGCCGCGGTGCGGCGCTACGGGCTGCGCGAGACCGAGGTGCGCGCGTGATCGGCCCGGGCCGATCGGGAGGCGCTGTCACCGTCGACGCGACGGAGCCGGCCGCGTGAGGCTCTTCGAGACGGAGAGCCTCACGGTGCGGTTCGGGGGGCTGACCGCGCTCGACCAGGTAGACGTGGGCGTGGACGCGGGTGAGAC from Candidatus Methylomirabilota bacterium carries:
- a CDS encoding branched-chain amino acid ABC transporter permease, producing MSGIGAVWAIELGLFVLVVAALLAERPAAVAATVAAIVVLAAVARLSARLWRWTTATFLAHRTAALAGAALCAVALPVLLRTSPYWTFVVTMALLYVTIAQGLNLQLGSAGVINLAGAAFSGLGGYTVGLLTVKLGLPPWLAVLLGPLAAVAVGAILFVPILKTRGHYLALVTIAFGFIFNILVNNLEFTGGPQGIKNIPTLQPFGYAFTAPLRLGGLTLPYHANFYYAALAMAALVTWLAWRLHNSWFGLTLNTLRDDEIAAKCSGVSVVRYKLLAFSIGNFFIGLGGALYAVMVGFVSPPDFDFGYSLIMVSVIILGGLDSIPGVVLGACLLIPLPERFRMLHEYRLLLYGLAIILVLLYRPWGLWPAAVRRYGLRETEVRA